A window from Heteronotia binoei isolate CCM8104 ecotype False Entrance Well chromosome 15, APGP_CSIRO_Hbin_v1, whole genome shotgun sequence encodes these proteins:
- the LOC132583507 gene encoding olfactory receptor 5B21-like — protein MDTDNKTAITTFILLGFGNDPELQIPLFLAFLIIYSVTMAGNIIIIVLVITDHHLHIPMYFFLGNLSCLETVYTSVLLPRMIASFLTGDKTISVGGCYIQFYCFGIPAIAECYLLASMSYDRYLATCKPLQYATLMSRKLCFLLPAVSWICGIMAMSLVISLMSQLKYCGPHEIDHFFCDLTPVINLSCSDTTLVTLAGLSVSFINTVPSCLLTLLSYVCIIAAIIQIPSSDGRKKAFSTCSSHLIVVSIFYGSLLIVYVLPQKEALREVDKIFSVFYTVLTPLINPLIYTLRNREVKKALRRVVNKCGIFK, from the coding sequence ATGGACACAGATAACAAAACTGCAATAACTACATTTATTCTTCTGGGATTTGGAAATGACCCTGAACTTCAGATTCCTCTCTTCCTGGCTTTCCTAATAATTTACAGCGTGACCATGGCTGgaaacatcatcatcattgtgTTAGTAATTACAGATCATCACCTTCACATCCCCATGTACTTTTTCCTTGGAAACTTGTCCTGCTTGGAGACTGTCTACACTTCAGTGCTTCTCCCCAGGATGATAGCAAGTTTCCTGACAGGGGACAAAACCATTTCTGTTGGGGGCTGCTATATTCAGTTTTACTGTTTTGGTATACCTGCCATTGCTGAATGCTACCTACTGGCATCTATGTCATATGATCGGTATTTGGCAACATGTAAGCCTCTCCAATATGCAACTCTCATGAGCAGAAAACTCTGCTTTCTGTTGCCAGCTGTATCTTGGATTTGTGGGATAATGGCTATGAGTTTAGTAATAAGTTTGATGTCACAGCTGAAATACTGTGGCCCCCATGAAATTGATCATTTCTTTTGTGACTTGACACCAGTGATTAATCTATCATGTAGTGACACAACTCTGGTGACACTGGCAGGCCTCTCGGTATCTTTCATAAATACTGTTCCTTCTTGTCTTCTGACCCTGTTGTCTTATGTTTGTATAATTGCTGCCATCATACAAATCCCATCTTCAGATGGGAGAAAAAAAGCCTTTTCCACCTGTTCCTCTCATCTCATTGTAGTTTCCATATTCTATGGTTCATTGTTAATTGTATATGTGCTACCACAAAAAGAAGCTCTGAGAGAAGTGGACAAAATCTTCTCAGTCTTCTACACAGTCTTAACTCCTCTAATTAATCCCCTTATCTATACTCTAAGAAACAGAGAAGTAAAAAAAGCTTTAAGGAGAGTTGTGAACAAGTGTGGGATTTTCAAGTGA